From Erigeron canadensis isolate Cc75 chromosome 5, C_canadensis_v1, whole genome shotgun sequence:
aaaaatcaatCCCCCTTATATCCCGCCCAATTCACCTCCAACATACACCACTTACACCTCAAAAAACACACGAAAATCATCAGCCATGACGTCATAGATCCGATGTGGCGAGGTTGTGAGCTTGACAACTAAACTTTTTCTAATACCGGAGCAACCCTCCTTTAGTATGTAAAGAGGGATTATACGATTCTGGTTTCAATCCAAGTTATCATTCATTTGTTGATCGGCTACAGGATTCACACGAAATATACGATATTTACGGGATCAAATCAATACGTATTTTTAACATATCCCCAACACACCCTTCTATCACTTTCCCTTGCATTTGACATTCATCGGACCAAAAACTAATTTCGTATACCACAAACCATCGAAATATGTTTGTATGATAAATTTTTCTGAACAtacattttcaaattaaaaaaacaccaatcgttgaaaaatgaaaagacaTCTTTTcaagaattatttttcttagaAGTTCTATTATCTGTAGTATTGTATCATATGTGATGTTAATTCAAGAAccattttttattacaaaacCGGAAAATTGTTAAATTAAAGGTTAGATCATATAGCTTTTAAGTTCATttagatgtaaattaattaaagatcaaaagataataaaattTGAACATCGCTGTGGAGAATGAAAAGAAATACGAGTCTAAATGTGTATATTGAGTCTATTTATAGTACACTCAAATAATATTAGGAGTGGCACATTCATTTTTAATATAGTGTGTTTTTATATTCCGAAAGAAATAAGACTTCAATTAGTTGGAGTCGTGGTTTTACCCAGATCATGAGTTTGACTCTTCTTAGTAATGCATCTTGtggatttttcttttgaatcaacTGAACGTCTCATGTTCCATATCTTAGTAATGCATCTTGTGGGTTTTTCCTTTAAATTAACTGAACGACTCATgttccatatattattatattatagagTATGTACATGGTTTTACCGTTATATGGTAAGGTGTCTTCTAACTTCAAATACAAGgtaaaaaaaagtgaaatattAGCAAATGATGACTAGGAGTATCGAATAATCtattatctataatctataatatctactataatttacatttatagTCTATAacctataatattttataaaagagaaacctccctcccaaaatttcaaaagataCATTGATGTATTTAAACTACCCCTCTcctatttattaatttaaatattttcacgtAATATACCTAtgatacctttaatgaaataattttacTAACATAAATCCTCCAACCCTtagaaataattataatatcttCTTTAACATCGACTACCTTTACATTCGTCATCATTGTCGCCCCATCACACGTCACCGCCATCACAACATGTCGTACCCAccgccgccaccgccaccgccatcaACACCGTACATCTTCGCGTTACACGTACATATGACTCGtaaaaatgaatgaataaattaataacaaacaaaataaagtATTGAAGGTGCACGTGATCTTATCCACTTGGATTAACATTTAACCTggccttaattctcccccattTCATTATCCAAACCGTCACAATTCATCATCACATCTTTCTCGTTTCTCCTCATTTTAAAACCCATCCAACCAAACCCTTTCCCAATTCTCATCATCAATTCCCAAATCCCATTCCCTTTCCATTTCTCGGATTTTTTCACAACAATGATCGGCgttacaaacacaaacaccacCAATTCCGGCTCCAAAAAACGACACCGTATCACCACCACAAACAACAACACCAATCCATCATCAACCCTGACGacgtcatcatcttcttcaattcGCAGATCCAATTCTCGCCATTCTATCATTACACCTTATGTTTCTAATGGATTTAACGATCCTTCCACCGCTGACGTCATCCTCCGTCTCTACCTCGATCAATCCTCCCCCTTTCATGATTCCGAACATCAAATCTCTCATgattcttcgtctgatgagttTCAGATTTATCTGCACTCGCGTGTCCTCACGCGCTCTAAGTATTTCTCCGCCCTTTTGTCCGACCGCTGGAAAAAAGATGACTCAGGTTACaactttttacatatatttatacatatacatacatattgatatacatacaatacatatttatatacatatattttttatagatGTGTGTATTAATGTGTATATTGTTATATTGTATATTAAATAGTAAAGTTAGATACTGGAACTGATAAACAGTGATCAATACTACAGGTGAAATTGATTATTATAGGTTTAATTTAGCTGTGACGTCATCTACCGGATCGGTTAATAGTTATGTTAGTGTGCTTCAACTGTTATATAGTAATGATCTATCGAGTGCTATCGATAAAGTATCGACGGCACTCGAGTTATTGCCGATAGCTTTAGAATTGTTGTATGAGGAGTGTGTAACTGCTTGTGTGAGGTATTTAGAAGCGGTTCCGTGGAGTGAGGAAGAAGAGAGGATAGTGTTGAGTTTGATTCCTTTGTTAAGAGAAGAGGAGAGTTCGGAACTGTTGGCTAGGGTTTCACCTCCAAAATCGGATTTATCGGAGGAAATGTTGCATGGATTGATACTGACTGCGATTAATTATCATCCGAATATGGCGTTTGCGAAGGCGTTTGTTGCGAAGTTATTGAGGGATTTCTCCAGTAGGGAGTCTGCGAGGAGAGTGTTGGATAAGTCGTTTGAGACTAGTTTGAAGGTTGTTAAGGAGTCTTTGGAGGAGTATTCTAGTCCAGATTTTAGAGGAGATCATAATGAGACGGAAGCAATACAAAGGTTGAATTTGCATACGGCGATGACTAATGGGAGGCATTTGTTGTGGCTGATTGAAAGGATGATTGAGCTGAGAGTGGCGGATACGGCTGTTAAGGAGTGGAGTGAACAATCTGCGTTTACTGCTGATTTGCAGAGGGCGTTTAGGGATGATGCGTGGAGGAATATTGTTCCTGGTCTTCCTGCTGTTGTTTTGAGGTGTACTTGCAAGCTTGCCAATGCAGTTTCTGCTGGTGTAATTTTGGCTTCTAGACAGGTTTGTTTTATCACATTTGTCGTTTTTTTTCTATACTTGTTGGTTTATACATCTAGGATTTTGCCTGTCTTTAGTAAATATATACACCTGACTACCAAATGTTGTGCAATTGGTACTCTCTTGCTTTTAATATGATTAAGCTGAGCTCACTTCATGTAGGATTTAGTGTTTTTATCCCATTCCTAGTATGGTTAAAGTTTCTCGAGGAAAGAAAGCTATTACTTGGACTTCGACGAATTATAGGAAGAGAATTTAGTAGAATGTAAGGACTAAGGAGTGATATATTGTTTGGTGAATCTTGTTTTAAATCTCtgatattgtttttaatttagttgtaGAATTGTAACAACTAACATGTATTCCAGTCCACGTGATTGCgaatatgaaattatgaataCTAGTTCAGTTTATACTTAAGCATGTACATGAAGGAATAAGAAGACAAATAGGAAGGATTGTTATCTCCTGTTCAAACTTCTCATATTGGAAACAGCATTTATAGAATCTACAACATATCCATCTTGCATAGTTGCATTTACTTAGTAATCCGTCTGTTACAAAGTCAGAACACatttaatagtttttatatatatatatacttaattccTTATGCATGTACATGAAGGGTTTATAAGACAAAGGGTAGGAGAACAAACTGAGTGCCGCCCCTCGTCCAATGACCCTAGCAAAACGATCACTCTACTTTCGATTTGGAAATAGTTTTTTTTCCCAGGATGTGAACCAGTGTATGTGTGTTTCTGTGATCACCTACTCATTTGGTGTTACACATGTTCCCATTTTCCGTGTGTGTATTATAGAACCCTGTAGGCTTTTATGCAAACTGCATAATGCTAGCACATAATAGCCTACTCCTACGAAAGATATGTTTCACTTCCATGATACCCGTTTATCTTTCAGcaattatttttcaataaagCATAAAGTGATTAGTTGCTAAGCTTCTTTCTTTAGATCTCATGAGTATTAAAGTTGCCATTGATATATAGTTCAGTACATTAGAGCTGCCTATTGTGATGGTGTATGAGTGTATCTATATAGTATATCTAATGTACTTTATGcaaaaacatatttatattgACATAAACTATTTATGAAAATCCCCTGTTTTATGATGAATTTGAGTACAGTCGGGTTCTGAACATGTTACACGTTTCATGAAACATGTCACACGTCACCTTGAAACTAACAATCAGAAAGGCAAAGTTAGTGATCCCAGTGTCTGTACTACTCTGTTTTTCATCTGTTGAGTTGCAGGTTAGGATGAAGCTCGTGAAAGATTGGCTGCCAGTGTTGATAGTATGCAAAGACAATGTCACGCCAATgcttattaataataaatcacTCTATCTAGAACTGGAAGAAACATTTTTAAAGATCATATCGACTCTGCCCATGTCTGAAGCCCAAGAATTGCTGCAACTGTGTCTCAGTTTCTCAACTAGAAATGTGGAAGACTGCCCTCATTTAGTCTCGGCATTCACCACCTGGTTTCGCCGTGCCAACTGTCAATTACAAGGTGATAACCAACTTCCTTGAGCGTTACCAAGCCTAAATTGGTGCTCTATTCCCATGAAGTTATAACTTAAAGGTATACTAAACATTTTGTTTGGAACTTTGTCCCTTGTACATACAAGTGCTTTGTTGTGTATGTAAATTATCGTGAAAAATTAGTCCTTGTCTTAGTAAATTTTGGAGTAATTGGCGTCAGTCATTCTCAAGATTTGTTAAAAAGGGTTGGTCGTGAAGTCCGTTTTTCAACTATAGAACCGGATGGTTTGAAAGCATGATGTTGAGGTTTAGAAATTATAATCAGGATTACTAATCTGATAGAGGTTACACCACGAGCTGCTTGGGTAACAACTCAAATTAGGTAGTTGAAGAGATGTAGTCTAATTAGGTATGGTTGAAGAGATGTAGTCTTTAGAACATCAGGTGTGGATGTAGGATGCAAAACCATCTAGAGTGTCATCTCAACGTCATATCAGCTTTCATCATTTTATCAGTTTTAAGCAGTTATGGACTCAGAACCACCCAGAATGCAAAACACtacttttcttatttatttaaatatatcacatatattatttctctaattatgttttatttagtagTATACTAAATTACTAATAAAAAGATTGTAATAGTAAACCTTATATTACATGAATAATGAACCTAGAAAATTACTCTTTGTCATTGCCGTCTTCGTTGCTGTTCACGTAGTTACACTTCATCGCTTGCTTTTGGAGTGCAGGCATGATCTTGAGTGGTTTTCCGAAATAGCCTTCTatgatttactttttattattgtgaACAGTAAAAATCTTGTATATGGATAGAAAAGACTTTTCTTATGGACAAGTAAAGAGTAAAATGGGAAGTGTGCATCGGCGGAACTTGAACGACGGTACTGGAGgggtcaaatttttttttgggggtttAGGTTTTCTCTTTTCTGTATCTATGTTTTGCTTCTGGGggttaaaaagacaaaaaaaaattatttacccttaaataatatataattgctAAATATGGTCCAAAATGTTGGAGGGACCAAAACCCCCCTTTTGTCCTTCATATCTTCCGCCACTGTCAAGTGTGTCAATGCCGATTGTCACCTACAGGGTCGGGGTGAATCGTCCATATCGTATGCTCTTAGAATGGGTAAAAAATGCGCCGTGCCAACTTGCATACACTTTCCTGTCCATTTTGTAAATGTTGAACATTAATTCAGAATTTTTGGCGATAGTTAAGTTTTTAAATTAGGAACCTGCTTTTGGCGTCTTATTTGGCCACCTTTTTGACGTACTTTTTACTTCATCGTTTAGTGTTTGATCTGGATCGGGTTAAAATGTTACCTCTATAGAGATATTTGTCTGGAACGGGTTAAATTGTTACCTCTACTATTATATCAGTTATTTTGTAGGGCCAAAGATGTTAATGTCTATCTTAATCTTTTGGTGTGCTTGATTTATGGGTATGAGAATAAAGGTATGACTTTAATTTATAGTAAAAGTGTTTTATCAATCGCATTAGCATTGTAAATTGggtatgttttatgtttagaCTTTAGATATACAACACTAGGATACAAACAAACACACGTATGAACGTTACCAAACAATATATCAAGCTAGTCTTTAGGCCCGTCCATTgaacgggtagtctcaaaatatataaattaatgttttaaagaattaaagttaaataaaaactaaataaaattcaaatagaTAAAGTGCAAATTAAAGAACGAAACATATGAAGATTAACTCCATatcaatattgatttcagttaacctaatttttttaatttattttttgttggcAAATTTGTTACTTTTGTTTATAAAtctttaataattagttaattaaaaaatttgaataaacaaagaaagaaagatgtcAGATGATGAAAGAGGTGAAGAAAAACAGTTGGATTTTTCAATCTCTTGAAGTTATAACCAAATAAAAATTCTTACCCGTTtttcttatgatatatatttatatgcgtGTCCAAAAAAAAGCCCAAATATTAATATGCAGCATGTTTAgaataaaaaacctaaaaacaaATATGCAGATATAGtagaaatttttataaaaagttataaaaatacatattaattCACCAACAAAAATcatctcgaatgttttgattttcttcgggttgttcaaatccgaaacagtccatacatgcacaacacggagtcgtagataaTGGTTAACATGGGTTGGGTTAGGaccttcaagatgaactaacgtggtcttattttttgtagtTGAAAAAAAGCCATGATAAACTCATAATGgacaataaactaaattaaaaaagataaataataataataacataagaattcaatgtcaaATAATAATCTATGTAGTGGTCATCCTTCTAGAAGCTTCGCCAGAAGCGACTGGTCGCTTATGATTGTCGAAAGCGGAAGTGACTTCGCGGGCGTGCATACTTACTTGGTATGattaaacatgaacaaaatatatatacaaaaaaaactttttttgtttattgagTAAGTcgaacattttatttatttatttattttttaaaagaattcgTGAGGTagttgaactttttttttttttaaaaatccgtGAGAGTTTTTTCTATAACTTAATTAAAAGAGAggaataatattaataacataataattcaatgtcaaataataatgattaaacatgaacaagatatataaaaaaacctttttttgtttgttaagtcaaactttttttttttagaaattcgAGAGGTAatcgaactttttttttttttgttgttgagaATTTGGGAGGGTTTTTTCTTacgttgtatatatataataatttttgggagagttttaaggataaaaagaattgttttttttattttttaatagaatatAGGTCGgcatagaaaatttttaaaaaatatagaaaaatagaagattaatcAGGATGAAAATTAGGCTCAAAGAAGGCCtagaaatttatttaaaaatatagaaaaataaaggattaattaGGATGAAGAATTAGACTTAAGGATGGAGATTagaggtgtcaagtgtacctcTAACCTTCACTTTTAgttgtaataatatataatatagaaaaaatagatatagatttcaCAAACAAATGAGACATGTGTATAAGGTTTTTTTTGAAATTCGAGTTGGGTTAATGATAAATCTTGATTATATTTGTTGGGTTATTAAATAAACAACATAACGAATTCGAGGTTAATAGTTTCACAAGTgaatttttttactaaatagATCTTGATTATAATTAAACAAATGATAAATCTTGATTATATTGGTTGGTTCCAAAGAAAGCCAAAGTGATTTTTTGTTCAATTCAAAATACATCAAATCCCTCgataaaaacctaaaaagaaCAAAGAAGAATACGGTTGAAAGCTAAGCCTCCCTGGTAAAGGTATAGAATTACGTGTAACACAAACATGAATGGAAACTTTGATTGCATTGAGGCATTCTACTATATTGTCTTGACGTTGGATAAGATGGCAGGGATATTTTTTCCCTAATAAAGAGATAGGGACCACCGCTTCACTAGTCTACCACCAACATCATCGTCTTTCCCTTTCTCCgaagttaaaaacttaaaaatcacaAACTTAATAAACTACCACAAATCTCCTTCCTAATCGCAAATACGAGTTGGTACCCACACATTGCGGCGGTGATGACGGCAATGAATGGTGCTAGTGGCAGTGATGGTAACgatatggttattaatctaaaagtaattgacgtaaatgatagtttaattattttatggtcaagggatgtatcttttgtaaataaatttattaaaaataatatagagATATAAGGTTGAAAatacttaaattaattaataaagaaaatagatattttggataaatatgggtgtaaactattttagagatatattaggtagatttagtgtgtgttaagaatgtgttgaaaattaatggtattttaaaggtatagAGTTGAAAAGAGGGGAgagtaatttgtttatttatacgagcatggtacccgcgcaatgcggcggcagtagTGGGGAAGGCGGTatcttttttcatatatattttttattttaatttttttattattttagttttttattttctatagattgtatttaattataagttataaGTGAAAATAATTTAGAGCTAATGTGGGATTGTGGGGTAAATTTTTGTATGacaactaatatttttatttatttatcacttgctcattttatttgattttttttgccAAATAAATATTGATGTGGATTTagttgttaaaaaatatatgtaattcaaGTTTTAGAATTCAAAAACgcacttgatttttttttcccaattatgttgtaatacatataataaagagttaattactgaaatggtacctcacgtttgcgccatattactggtttcatgcatttcctttcgaaattacgctgatcatacccaacgtatacaAATCTCCACTtagaccatactggaggctaacgccgtcagctgaccgttaaaacctcccccacgtgacttgcacgtgaggggtaaatatgtaatatcacgtttcctaattactgaaatggtacctaacgtttgcatgatattgctggtttcatacctatatgtttcttaattacttaaatggtacataatgtttagttattaatttttttatatattttttaatttgttttatttttcttttataaagattctccaaaacttgttataattaaatgaaaatagtcaaaatgcacctataatccactaaaaaataataccaaatagttatttcataacaaaatataagttttaaagttcacgaataaccaaaaatagtaataaagtatcataaaaataatttttttaaaaaattatattttcttttttaaaaatttcggaaataccgcaacggtaataccagaaatatcagccggtatttacaggtatttaaaacattgctttaagcttcgtgtcACAGTAAATACTGATTTGTATTTCTAGTATTACCATTGCAGTATTTCcggaagttttcaaaaaaaaaaatttcctcgcaaatttttttaaaattgttttatgatactttattgctatttttggttattcgtgaactttaaaacttatattttgttatgaaatagctatttggtattatttttgagtggattataagtgtattatgactattttcattaaattgtaacaagttttggagaatttttataaaagaaaaataaaacaaatgaaaaaaataaaaataatataataactaaacattaggtaccatttaagtaattaagaaacatatagatatgaaaccagcaatatcgtgcaaacgttaggtaccatttcagtaattaggaaacgcgatattacatatgtacccctcacgtgcaagtcacgtgggggaggttttaatgGCCAGCTGACGatgttagcctccagtatggtccgagtggagatttgcatacgttgggtatgatcagcgtaatttcgaaaggaaaggtatgaaaccagtaatatggcgcaaacgtgaggtaccatttcagtaattaactctataataataaaagattgaaAAGATATTTAGTCATCattcaataatattttttaaatacatttatTAGATATTTGCCTTTAATGGTTTAAgactttaaaaaataacaaatattatctatttattatattagagCTAATGTGagatctcttatataaataaaacaaaattgtttatataactttttttcttatgtggcATGCTAACATTTCCCCTTAAGCTATTTTCTacaaatttatgatgtcataattaatttttctttattttttcatgtTAGGCCTTATGTTatctctttttaaatattatttatataaccttgttaatatgaaaaatgattaattgtaTTCTagctctttatttttaattctatttcTACCATAATTGATTTATGgtagttagttttattttttttatcacctaATAGGTTTTATATGttaatgttcatctttacaAATATGTTGCAATCTGCatatcaaaaattataatttatcgacaacaaattataaattacatacaacaataacaacaacagtACCCAATCCGGCAAGACCCGGGTTTAGGGAAGTTAGAATTTAGTCAGCCTTACCTCCACACGAAGGTAGATAGACTACTTCCAAAAGGATCTCCGACCAAAAAGGTGCAAAAGATAAAGAGTGTAAAAAGTTTAGTAACCATACATGTCGGTCGAGTCGTCTGACTACATTATCACAATTAAAGAAGAATAACAAACACCACATAACACACTTTAGCGTAAAATGGACAATACAtagtaaaaaaaacatttaaacctattaaacacCAACTGTTTAAGCAAGTTTATAGACTTAAGTTCAAAGGGGGCGAATCTAGCTTAGGAAGGTTGAAAGGTTTAATAAGGCTTGCTGGAGATTTCCAACTGGTGTGAGATTAAAGAGGTAATCGCACGCCACCAAGCTTATATGagggtgtttgtgtgtgtttcaaTATGCCTTGAATGAGATTCAAGACGAGGTATTAATAGAGGTTTAAGGAAGGATTTAGACTTGGTCCAAAAACCATGATGCCATGGCTGCAGGAAGCCGTTGAGTGGTGTGTCGCCTAGTGGAACAAACTCTTGTCTTCATTTAGACAGTGTAAAAGAAGTACGGAGAGTGTCAGATAGACGTCATGATATTGTTGTAGCATACAGACTAGATTTCGTAGGCTAGAGGGTGGTAGCCTAAATAGGTTGTTTGTTTAAGCAAGTAGCCTAAGGATTAAGTTACGTAAATCCTTAACCAAGACGTAGCCTACGCTATCACCAACATACAGATGTAATAAACATGTCCATTTGCATACAACTAAACAGAGATCCAACAATTACGAGCGGTATGTGCAAGACTCCCCTAAATCCCCTTCCAACAAGCCAAAGAAGCAAATAGGGTTCAACCAGACATACATACAACTCTCCTAAACtacatacataatttttttttttttaaccttttaattatgcggtccgggttgaacccgagttaattagctagtaactTTTTGTTTGACAactacgagtaatatttttgtttatttatcacTTGCTCATTTGATTTGATGTTTATTTTTGCCAAATAAATATTGATGTGGATTTAgttgttataaaatatatataattcaagtTTTTGAATTCAAAAAGagatttctatttttaaaattttttttttcaattatgttgtaatacatataataaaattttgaaaagatatTTAGTGATCatttgataatattttataatacatttattagaTATTAGCCTTTGGAtaaagatcctctaaagttatttataactttattggtaaagttgttAATCCtaacccttgaattaaaatcaagggtcaagattcaaagatgatctttgaatcttgacctttgatttcaatccaaagaTCAAGATACCTTAACTTTACTAGTAATGTTGAAATCAATTTTAGAGAATCCCCATCCAAAAATCCTTAGCCTTTAATGGTCTAAGggtttaaaaaataacatatattatctacttattataatattaccgtttataaaaatattatcgTACAATAgacgagtttaatctagttttatatatatatatatatatatataaaagcaaactATAGATATTAAAttatacttaattatatatctatcttataatatttttaacacTCTCTctcatttatcataaaatttttatacACAAATCCATAATTCtactcttaattaattaatttacaccatcaATTCATATCTTCCAAAATGTTCCAACTAccctcttacatcaattacttacacccacAGTCACCAACAGTCTGCCACCATTAAATCGTCGCCGTATAACGTGGGTACAATGTTAATTTAACAttacatatgtttatatgtgaataATTCTTATATAAATCTTATCCCTCTACTTTCCtatgtatatttacatatatacttcTTATTGGTCCTGTTATTATCCGCTAAATATTTGGTgaatttattttcttaaatagagttttttttttatctgcttttatttgtacatttatcattaaaggaaaatgattaattaatctaactcatatgcctaaaaatcaacctaaaaccttaagaatttgacatatgaatttcactaattttctttcttaatcctcccccctgattttttcacatgtcatcatcttactgttaggcatatctttagacacaccaattaagttgatttatcattatccatcaTTAAAACTGCTTATGTAGATGACTTTTGTTTTCCGAGCACATGTAAACTTTTATAGTgaccttttttctttatttttagatGATACCAGGTAAAGTGTTTAAGGACATACATGAGAATACATGAGGTTTTCATATATTACTTGAAGAATCCATGAAAGTTTTTAATAATGTGTCAAACCCTCTTGAAATTTAGTAGACCATT
This genomic window contains:
- the LOC122599101 gene encoding BTB/POZ domain-containing protein At1g63850-like; protein product: MIGVTNTNTTNSGSKKRHRITTTNNNTNPSSTLTTSSSSSIRRSNSRHSIITPYVSNGFNDPSTADVILRLYLDQSSPFHDSEHQISHDSSSDEFQIYLHSRVLTRSKYFSALLSDRWKKDDSGEIDYYRFNLAVTSSTGSVNSYVSVLQLLYSNDLSSAIDKVSTALELLPIALELLYEECVTACVRYLEAVPWSEEEERIVLSLIPLLREEESSELLARVSPPKSDLSEEMLHGLILTAINYHPNMAFAKAFVAKLLRDFSSRESARRVLDKSFETSLKVVKESLEEYSSPDFRGDHNETEAIQRLNLHTAMTNGRHLLWLIERMIELRVADTAVKEWSEQSAFTADLQRAFRDDAWRNIVPGLPAVVLRCTCKLANAVSAGVILASRQVRMKLVKDWLPVLIVCKDNVTPMLINNKSLYLELEETFLKIISTLPMSEAQELLQLCLSFSTRNVEDCPHLVSAFTTWFRRANCQLQGDNQLP